One Rattus rattus isolate New Zealand chromosome 12, Rrattus_CSIRO_v1, whole genome shotgun sequence genomic window carries:
- the Sap18 gene encoding histone deacetylase complex subunit SAP18, which produces MLAAGVGGQGERLPGRRRKMAVESRVTQEEIKKEPEKPIDREKTCPLLLRVFTTNNGRHHRMDEFSRGNVPSSELQIYTWMDATLKELTSLVKEVYPEARKKGTHFNFAIVFMDLKRPGYRVKEIGSTMSGRKGTDDSMTLQSQKFQIGDYLDIAITPPNRAPPSSGRMRPY; this is translated from the exons ATGCTCGCCGCAGGGGTCGGAGGTCAGGGCGAGCGTCTCCCGGGCCGAAGGAGGAAGATGGCGGTGGAATCGCGCGTTACCCAGGAGGAAATTAAGAAGGAGCCGGAGAAGCCGATCGACCGCGAGAAG ACCTGCCCGCTGCTGCTGCGGGTCTTCACCACCAACAACGGCCGCCACCACCGAATGGACGAGTTCTCCCGCGGGAACGTGCCTTCGAGCGAGCTGCAGATCTACACCTG GATGGATGCAACCTTGAAAGAACTGACTAGTTTAGTAAAGGAAGTCTacccagaagccagaaagaaggGCACGCACTTCAATTTTGCAATTGTTTTTATGGATCTTAAAAGACCTGGATATCG AGTTAAAGAGATTGgcagcaccatgtctggcagGAAGGGCACTGATGACTCCATGACCCTGCAGTCACAGAAGTTCCAAATAGGGGATTATTTGGACATAGCCATCACGCCTCCAAATCGGGCACCACCTTCGTCAGGGAGGATGAGACCGTACTGA
- the Ska3 gene encoding spindle and kinetochore-associated protein 3, whose product MNPIQRFHCKLRGLATVLDGETARLLRALDGEDSDFEDSSARILCDLYSEVQTLKDDVNARLDKARLESRESTHFIKAAKVLMKKNSADIIKLREFFQKYEYQARDKEDSACEHRVTHSSPGLAVCKDTQEPGVKQELSEPRVPRSSAPEEPLRSPQLSDFGLQRYMVSQGPANPHQETLSLKEERASETTPAKDPSVQVLKTPRCALKMDDFECVTPKLEHFGISEYTMCLNEDYTMGLKNMKNIKSFPLSGVGGEAVETGPVTSDNSFAIPRPMIQQLEKNDVEYINSPLPPKFCTPGLKIPSSMDSTDLVSIDYPLSKPNSSSTDLEDKDCAPLILNSDECYQSFADPHSPTITSYENFTTPSPPKVTAIPEDILQMLKYNSNLASPMDVKVMPLRRGFTSNGQSTRGAANKENW is encoded by the exons ATGAACCCCATCCAGCGTTTCCACTGTAAACTGCGGGGTCTGGCCACCGTGCTGGATGGCGAGACGGCCCGGCTGCTGCGAGCGCTGGACGGGGAGGACAGCG ACTTTGAAGATTCTTCAGCGAGAATTTTGTGTGACCTTTATTCAGAAGTCCAGACTCTAAAG GATGATGTTAATGCACGTCTTGATAAAGCAAGATTGGAAAGTCGAGAAAGCACACATTTCATAAAGGCAGCAAAAGTACTgatgaaaaaaaattcagcagACATCATAAAACTGAGAGAGTTTTTCCAGAAGTACGAATACCAAGCACGTGACAAGGAGGATTCAG CATGTGAGCACAGAGTAACTCACTCCAGCCCAGGGTTAGCTGTGTGTAAAGATACTCAAGAGCCTGGTGTGAAGCAGGAGCTGTCTGAGCCCCGTGTTCCGCGCAGTTCTGCTCCTGAGGAGCCCCTGAGGAGCCCACAGCTGTCAGACTTTGGACTTCAGCGGTACATGGTTTCCCAAGGCCCAGCCAACCCTCACCAAGAAACTCTCAGCCTCAAAGAAGAACGTGCATCTGAAACCACTCCTGCCAAAGACCCCTCTGTCCAGGTGTTGAAGACGCCTAGATGTGCTCTAAAGATGGATGATTTTGAGTGTGTAACTCCTAAATTAGAACACTTTGGTATATCTGAATATACAATGTGTTTAAATGAAGATTATACAATGGGacttaaaaatatgaagaatattaaaag TTTCCCTCTGAGTGGTGTCGGTGGAGAAGCTGTAGAGACAGGGCCCGTGACCAGTGATAATTCCTTTGCCATTCCTCGTCCCATGATCCAGCAGCTGGAAAAAAATG ATGTGGAATACATAAATTCACCATTGCCACCTAAGTTCTGCACTCCTGGCTTGAAAATTCCTTCTTCGATGGACAGTACAGATCTG GTGTCTATAGATTATCCACTATCAAAACCAAATAGTTCATCAACTGATTTGGAAGATAAAGATTGTGCCCCATTAATTTTAAATTCAGATGAATGCTATCAGAGTTTTGCAGACCCCCATTCTCCAACAATTACTTCTTATGAAAATTTCACAACACCGTCTCCTCCGAAAGTCACTGCAATTCCAGAAGACATCCTCCAG atGTTAAAGTACAACTCCAACCTAGCTTCACCCATGGATGTTAAAGTGATGCCACTGAGGAGAGGCTTCACGTCCAACGGGCAGAGCACCCGGGGCGCTGCCAACAAGGAGAACTGGTAA
- the Mrpl57 gene encoding LOW QUALITY PROTEIN: ribosomal protein 63, mitochondrial (The sequence of the model RefSeq protein was modified relative to this genomic sequence to represent the inferred CDS: substituted 1 base at 1 genomic stop codon) — protein sequence MFLTAVLLRGRIPGRQWIGKHRRPRTVSFQAKENMIRRLEVEAENHYWLSMPYMTAEQXYGHAAERRAQAFEAIKAAATSKFPKHRYIADQLDHLNISKKWS from the coding sequence ATGTTCCTCACCGCTGTCCTCCTCCGCGGCCGCATTCCGGGCAGGCAGTGGATCGGGAAGCACAGGCGGCCGCGGACCGTGTCTTTCCAAGCGAAGGAGAATATGATCCGTCGCCTGGAGGTGGAGGCCGAGAACCACTACTGGCTGAGCATGCCCTACATGACAGCGGAGCAGTAGTACGGCCACGCCGCGGAGCGAAGGGCCCAGGCTTTTGAGGCCATCAAGGCAGCAGCCACCTCCAAGTTCCCTAAGCATAGATACATTGCAGACCAGCTAGACCATCTCAACATCTCGAAGAAATGGTCCTAA